TCAGCAAGAACCAGAAACCACCAAGGGCTTGCAAAGCTGGGTCCTATTGCCCAAGACCTGTCCTTTATCTGATGGGAGTTAGTTCCTCTGTTGAACTGACAGAAAGACATACTGCACGAAGAATGATTAATTTAATCTTTCCCAGTCTGCACCTAACTGGAGCTACTCCTTTCTAAGTGGATCTCTTTTAAGTCATACAAGATTAGCCATCACAAGTACCACACAGTGAGGGCACATGTGTGGTTCCCCAAACCTCAGAAAGATTTTTCAGTGCAGGcagaaactgcaggaaaaacaagCCAACTTTAGATGAGACACTATAGGAAAGAGAAACTGCCCTGGAAGATTGCTACAACTTCACAGTTGTGCTACAACTTCACAgatggaaaaatgcagaaagctgAAGAGCTACTTCACCAGAAGACTTATTCAGCAATACAGACCCAGCTGCCTTTCCTGGTAAGATGCTGCACTGGGAGTTTAAGAATTACCTTCAGATATCATTAAATAGAGGTAACCTTACAGATTGAATTTTAAGGCCATGGAGGCTCAATTCCCTTCACAGCAAGATACTCCTGGTACTGACACCTCTTTAATCTCTCTACCCTTCTCCCCCTTCTCTCTTGCTGTCCTTAAGAAGCCAGTATTTCTGATTAGGAAGAGTGGGAGTGGCAAAAATCAGTGGCTAAATTTTGGTGTGCAAGACTATGCAGACTTGCCTatcattttctatttaaaagtCAGGAATTGCACAATACTATATTGCAACATTTACTCCCTTCCCTTTGTCCTGTACAAAGTAGCAAAGCACAACCAAAGCAAAATCACTGTTGGGAGTGTTTAGATTGATGGCTCACATGTCAGAACTTCACTAAGCATCTCTGTAATTAACAGCACTTtgcaacaaagcaaaacaattctCCAATATATACTTGTGTTGGACCTTTTGTTTCAGGGTTTGGGTTTGAttctgttggttttggtttggtttggtttttttttttttttttccttggggaGCATGCGGGAGAGTTAACAAATCCTGAATATTTAATCTGTTACACGTGTAGGAATGCTCAAGGGGCTCGCAAGAACTTGTTTTGCTGCACATTGAGCAACACCACATGGCAAAGCCTTGAAATTAGAGCAAATGCTTGAAGACAGGGCGTAGCTGCCTTTTGGAGCTCGTCCTTCATGGGCTGCATTTTATTAGAGAGCAGACCTTTGCATCACCAGTCAGCATGCAGACCTGGGCTTTACTTGATGACATTTCAGCATGGTGGTTGCCATGGCTTTAAATAAATAAGGGTAAGTGTGAAATCACTAGTCATCAGGCCAAACAGGCAGGGGCACAGTTTCTAAAGAAGAGACATTTAGAAGACACTTATGCAGTAATAACAAAACAAAGTAAGTTTAAAAGCATTCTGAAGAGCAGTCCTAATTATCTGCTACTTAAACATAAAACACATACTACCATTAAATACTGTTTCAGAGATAAGTgttctttttccctttgattcagttttttttctccttcctggtGCTGCTAACTTCAACCATCATCTCTAACTACTACAAGGGGGGAAAGGAATAAAGAAGTAAACTTTATTAGACACTATTGGCCTGCTGGGAAACTGGTATCATACCATGTGGACATACCAGTTTGTATGATTATTTCACTTATAGCGTGCACACAAAGACTGTCAAAAATCACAATGATCTACAATACCATTTTAGTAACTGGCACAAAATGGTTTGGATTGATAAAAACACTTTGGCAGCATTTTAGGAATCCCTATTCTGAAGGTGTCATCTTGCAGACCATAAATAGGTGTCCTAGCTACTTATGGCCATAACTTAGGTGACATTAGATATAACAAGAACATTTAACTCCCTAATAGTACTTCCTCACTAATTCTGTCACCCTCCTGTGAAGGATGTTAAAAGACAGAATGGTAAAAGTTGGAAAAATCCAAGAATTCAAACTCTGTCTCTACTTGTGAAGAACAGCAAGTTATATATCAGTATCTTCTACTGCTCTCTTTCATAGCTGTTACtagggaaaaagaaggagaCTATCCAAAATTAATTCTCTGGAACAGCATACTAACTTTATTTGACATTACTCCATTGCTTGTGTCCTGCTTTACAAGAAAATCTGAGGATTTATGAAACAGAGGTGTGGGAAAGATTGTCAAATTCAGTATGCTATCTTTCAAATTACTCAGCATGTACCAGAAGACTTCAGTTAGTCATTTAGTTTAAAACAGTTAGTTCTTAAAGATCAGTTTTCCCTATGAGGCAGGAGGGACACATCCCTTGGGGCAGTGGGAAGCTCTCTGAAGAGGACAAGAAAATGGTATCAAACAACTCCTAAGAGTTCAAGCTATTGGTCATGATTTTTCACCTCTTCAGACCATTGTTTAAGAACAGGCATGCAGTGAGAAGCCTGACTCTTAACAGCTTCAGCTTTCTTCATCTATGACAGAAGTAATACCACAATTGGACAACCACTGATTTAAACTGAACAGTTGCAAGACACACTTCAAGGTAGTTATTAGAAAGGTTTTCaaatttattcaaataaattttgaGATAATAGTAAAACAGGACTCAACCTAAAAAAGTAATTGAActtgcaaaaccaaaacagagaCTGCAACCAATGatctttctcttcccctttgTATGGGATGGGAGTCTGTTACTGATCTCCAGCAAGACAGCTCTCCAAGGCTGCATGGACGCTATTTAGGTGACTTACAATTCCATCCACACTTGGTTCTTAAACAGTAAGTAACAGTAGTAGTAAATTTTATCAGCAGTGTGCTAAATATCAGAATCTAGCAGTGTATTAGTGCACAGTGAACTGGTCATATCTATTATCTCCATGTCAGCAAGGCTTCAAACCCAACCATCACTTCAAAGCATTCCTACAGAAATGGTCATTCTTTAGTCAGAATATTTAACCAGAACATTTACTCCTCAAACTATTGCAGACCCTGTTTGTTACTAGTACTAGAAATTGAAAGCAAAGCTCAATTTACAGCTAGCTATGCTATGGACAGagacaaaaaagcaaacatcaCGTAAGCCATTATTTAGGGTGACTACTTTAAAACGTTATTTATGATAATCATCATTTAACCTTGTAGTAAACGACTACACATGAACTGCAGCATTTCAGATAACATTAAGGCTAAATGTGACTTCAAAGTAAGTTCTCTTTTTGTGTTAAATTTAGCATTGCAAAGCTTGACAGTCCTCCAATTTGACTGGAAATCTAAAAAATCACCTTGTGATcacacagggaaatgcagcttAGTCTTCTTCTGGAAGAATCTGACCACAACAAAAGCATATGAAAAACCCCACTGTGTACTGTTGCAGCTAAGGAAATCCCAATTCCTTCCTTTGGCCATCCCCTTCTCTATGCATGATGGTGTCTAGACACAACACCTCAACATGCGTTTCCAGGTATCTGTGCTTCAGAAGAATTAGTTCATAAAGGCTGGATTTGCTGTTTCTTCAGTTAGTCCTCACTGACTTGAGAGGATACCGCACAAGCAGGACTCCAGCACAAGAACTCATGTCCCCTGCAGACACAAGATCAAGATTCAGAGTTTTTACATCGGTAACATACTTTTGTCAAGACTACTCAACTGAAAGTTGCATTTCAATACACAGCACTGGTGTGAAGATACAGATCCTACATTGgtttccttcctccccaccaCTGTTTCCCCAGTGGGATGCTTCAAAGACAACTAGAGCAAGGCATTCTGACTGACCATTTGAAGCCAACTGTTTCAACATCCAAGCAGAGATCTGGTTTGTGACTATGGTGATGCAGAAAGTAAGCCTTCAGGTATGCAATAGCTTAGGAAAAAGTGCTTCCAGACTAAGGCAAACAGCAAGGATCAATGCCCGAAGCAAGGCAACAGGATGGTACCTTGGGAAGCTAGTCTCATTATGATTTATGTGAATACATTTCTAGATTCTTAGCAACACACAAACAACAGCAGGTTCTCCACTGTGCACTCACTGTTGCAGCATTTCTCAGAAACCTACATTTAGCTTGTCACACATGACCAGTTCATGGAGAAGTTGCTTCTGTCCCGCCTCCAAGCTACTGAGTCGTTATGAAGAGAGAAGTTTCACAGCAAAACAGCTGCAAGACACTTCAGAGGATAAAAAGAGACAGATCTCTGAAACACTGGAGAGGAGTAATCATGAATTACTAAAACCTCTTGTCCCCCATAATTTACCTTAAAGGCCTGAGTCTCCATATATCCAGATTTAATTCAACATCTTCATAGTAAAGTTGCACCATGTGCGGCAAGATTAACAAGGCTCTTACAAACTTCAGATTCTGCCCTCTGTTACAAGAACATTTATCATTCTTCATCAGATACACTAAACCCTGATTGCAAGTGACTGTGGTGTGAGATGTTAGGATGTTAACTCATCCTTCTCACACCACAGTTTGCAGGATTACTATGCACTGTGAAAGCTTTCTGTCCAAGATTTTTTCTGCTGATACAGGTCTTGCCAAATACTGAAAGAGGTGAATCCCTGACAGACTTTACTGTCCACCTCTGCTGGAAGATGAGCAGTGACTACAGAGTCACTACAGCAGTCACTACTGATCAAAAGAAGTGACCAACAAGCATCAAAACAGGATAAGAACTCTTCAACACTCATTCTTACAGTAAAACTTCAAacaaaaaactgggaaaatggAAGTGATTTTGTACTAATCAAATATGTACACAGATATGTCATACTCCAATTTGTCTACTTGCTAAACATAGAAACTTGGAGAATCAAGtaagaaaagagcaaaattatCCAGCAGCAGTTACAGCTGCATAtatgaataaatgaaaatgttactcattgcttttccttttttaacttGCACTCCAGAAGCAGGACACATAAAATGCATCAAAGAATGACCTATGTTACAAGCagatgggttttttccttttgcatatTAATCTCAGATATAGGAAAATTTTCTCTAAGAAGCTGCTAGATTCAAACAGTTAAGACTCCAGTTATGGCAACCAAGATGTTTTCTTTCAGCACAACTAGTAATTCAGACCTGGCATGCACCTGTACTTCAGACACTATCAAAAAATACTATTCAGTATTTTGGGAACCATCAATTACTTATATAACTGATTAAAAATTAGTTGCCAAATCAATTTCCACTTTAACAGCCGCAGAATGCCTCAGGGCTTAACCTGGGGAGGTCACTCCTTTGTCGAAGGTGAAACAGAGAGTCAAGCAGATATTTAAAGGAATGAAGGATGCCTCATGACCCTTTCTTCTGTAAAGATACATATACAAACCAAGATGACAGAGAACTGTCATAGAGCCACCCTTGATCTCAAATAGAGCATGATAGTCAGTAGTGACTACTGACATAGTCAAGAGTCAAGATATGTCGAGATATTTACCTTTTGGAAGACCATCAAAGTCTTATAACAGAAAACATGACCATCACCACCAAAATCGCTCCTCACCATGATAAGGACTTGTGTCCAAACACCTATGATTCTCAAAGTATGCAAAGTATTTGCTTTTGGAAAGGCTCTCCAAACACACCAAATGGGCTCAACCTGGAATCACATTAAGTTTTAAGAACAACTCACCAGCTACTTGAACCTGTTTGGAGACCTTGTGATTGCAAGAGACTTCACTACACTGGAGACCAAACCAATTAACTTTCATAGCAATGGCATCATTTGAGTCAGTGTTATCAGAGTGGTTTTCTTGCACTCACACCAAGCAGAGCCAGATCTGATGGGGGCTCCACTCTCTGCCCAAGGAAGGACTGAACGAGTCTTCTCTTACTGAAAACATTCCCCCTCCTATTTCCCAAGACAGAAAAGATCTGATAACAAGTCAAATAAATCATATCCGTACATGAATCGAACCCTTTTGCTGTAGCACCTAAATAAGAAGGCACTTCACATCTAAACAAAGATACTGGTTCAAGTACATTCAAAAATTGCTGGGCAAAAAACAATATGCACAGGAGCAAGCATCcagcaaacaaaacagacaAGGGAGGAGACTATttagtatccagagcagattaCATATGGGGCAAAGAAATAAAGAGGGACGTTTGTCATGGGTTCACATCTGGACTGAAAACCAGATTGGAAGGACATGAGGGTAGCCTGCAAATCAAGCCAGGCAGCATGAGTCTTTGCAAAGACTAGAAAATAGCGTGCACAAGTATAATAAAGCATGGTAGTTTtggagaatgaaaaaaaatgctaaaaagcaCTGAGCTAACAGTGAACATAACTTTTATTTTgggatttaaatttttttgtttgctttttttgagttttgtttttgaggggttttggtagttttcttttttttttttttttcccttacagtAACACACAGCCAGTTTGCTTGGAGTTACTGAAAAGGAGCTACATGAATGCAAATCATATAAACAGTCTGAAAATTTTTTACCCAGTATCTATCTTTTAATGTCTCACAGTGACCAAAGTTTTTGGCAGAAAATCAAAAAACCTAAAAGACACAtatgtttaaaaacaaactgaagaaaaaaaggcagacaaAATAGAGAAGCCATATTTAAAGGTTTAGGAACACTGCAGGGCTAAAGGCCAGAGTATTGAGATGTTTTAGAAGACAGGAACAATCAAGTCTAACAGCTGCAGCAGATAAGTACTCCTGAGTCTTTATATATTGGTTTAAAGTGTTAGGTGCTTTGGCTTTCCACTCAAATACCTGCAAAAAATGCAGCAACCTCTAGCAGAACCAGtccaagcaggaaaaaaaatccaaccaccCCAACACTATTCTCAAATTTTGGTCATGTCACTGTTAGATCCTGTTTCTCAGCCTAAATGCCAGATAAAAAAGGCATCTATGAAGGTAACTGATCACTctacagaaaacacatttcttttggACAAATCCACTACAAGAACAGTAGCCTCTggcagagagctggagctgccagcctcACTAGTAATCTCTCATCAGTCATCACGGTGTGAGAGATGGCCTGTCACCACTTCTACCACTGAACAGATGTCAGCTACAACAGAAAGCAGGCTATCAAAGAAGTTACCACATGAGGTCTTTGATATGCTGGGTGTGAGACTGCTGTTGCAGAAAGTTCAAACTCAAGTGAGGTAATGTGGGGTGATTTTCAGCTTTAACATTACCATACTGGAAAGGGAGAGCTCATTATAACCCTGCTAGACTATAGCCCACTAGAGCCTTGCCCATGTCTGGGAAGGGGAACTGCAGTGATTTCCCATGCCTTATGGATCCCCCATGTTGCTTGGATATTGCTAATTTATTATGAGCAGAAATTACAAAGTAAGTAAAGAAGTATTGCACGGCTGCATTTATCGTTTTCCTGTGTTCTACCACAAGATCTTTACCTAGCCCTATACTCACACTCATTTAGAAAGACAAGGACCAAAATAGAGGTGCTCACCCAAAAATtcttatggtttttttttccaggattccctaaaaaatccccacctCATTACATATGCAGTAAAGTATCTCACACCTACCAGGCAGCTTTACCTTTCTCACTAGGGAAAAGTGTGAAGTGTGGGGGAAAAGATGTTTTTTATCAGTTTCTCCAGACTTGCAGCATCTTTGCAGAAGGATGActaccaaagaaaaaaaacattttccaccCAGTTATTATGTAACAGGCAGTGCTACAGACTGTATGCAGTATGGTTCAGAATGCCCCTAAGAAGTCTTTGAACCTGTGTTAAGatcaaaatttttttaatctgctcaTTAGTAATTCTAACAGCAGAATGTACTGTTACAGGCAATCATTTCAACCACCAAAAAGGCTCTGGTGACATGATCAAACAGTTACACAATGATTAATATGGCTTCTACCTAATTTGCATATGcattaagaaaagaaatatccTCGGAGCCATCTCAGCTACAGTAACAGCGTAACTACGCATTCTCATATAACTTCATACATGTGCCAGGAAAGACTGCACTAAAAGGAAAAGCTCATACACTTGATTGCTGCAGCTCAACTTTCTGAAGAGATAGCACTCACATATCCCCaataaaagcatgaaaaacTGTGAGTCTATCCCATTCTTACTGGATTTCAGCTGTAGCCTTCAGAAGAGGTAAGAGATGTTTACCAGCTCCTGAGAGGCTCTAACAGATCTGTACACAGAGAGATGTCTATGCCCTGTTGGCTCCTCATACGATTACCCCTTTTCACCAGCTGGCACAGACACGTATCCCCATGAAAGATTTGCCTCTGAGTTCAAGCAGAGTTTTTAGCACAGTTTCAGCGAGGGAAGAGGGCCCCACACTGCAGCTGGATCTGCTCAGGAGAAGCCGTGCCCTCCCCCAGCGGCAGGGCCGGCCCGCGGCTCCGCACAGAGGGGCTTCTGGCGAGGTGACCGTCACACTCCCACAGACCCTTCCCACCGCACCATTGCCACAGGGCTCGGCAGCGCTGCGCTAGCGGCTAGGCTCAAAATACACAGGTGCAGCAGAAGCATGGAAGGCAGTGGCACCGAGCAAGGGACCTAAAGCTTTCAAAAACTTATTGAGGATTATGTCTAATCAGAAGAAATAGTTCCTTTGCTATACTCTTCTACTAATAAATTCTcgacaaagaaataaatcacaCCGAATCCTCCCAACCAGAAAAACACTTCACATTCTAGCATTGACTCTGTCTCTGGAGTATTGCAGGAAGTTTCTTTAGAACAAAGTAGACCAAGAAGCAAGATACACAGATttctactgaaaaataaatctagTTCTCCAtaatatttctgtgatttattCAGACAGAATACAATGGAATTATCACCTTTACAGCTAACCCACCCCAAATCTGAGCCCTTTTCTGTATAGCACTGAATTGTTACTATACTGTGGAAAGAGCACGCACTACTGGAATGTAcacagtgaaggaaaaaaaaagtaaagctcTTTTTGCCAAAGTAACCATTTTCTCTGCTAACGTGTTATCTAGAAAAATAAGGTCTAGGCAACGTCCAAAAAGTGTTCAAGTTTCAATAAATAACTATCAATGCCCCAAGTTTGCACTGGCACAAGAAATATGGAGCATACAGGTTTAGAAAACTATTTTCCTATGACTGAGTCAGCAACGCATTTCAATCTGCTTTAAGATTTACAACAAAAATCAGTTCCCTCCAGGGTTCGATTTGAAAATCAAAGCCATGTAAGTGCAAGAGCACCCACACAGCTGTCTTAACTCTCAATGGCAAATTAAAGCTCTAGAGAaagacagtattttaaaaaaggttcTTTATCAATACCAAGAAAATATACATAGCCAtattatgttttaaatatatatatacacgcACATCTTTTCAAAAGGTACGATTCTGGctatttttctttaagtttGAAAAGCTTATCCATTGCTATACAGTTCAGTAAGGTGTATTAGGAAACACACGTTTTATATCCCCCATGAAAATAAAGTTGAATCTTTCTGTAAAcagtaattttcttattttcgGAAATCTCTACAGACCTCAAGTacttcactgaaaaattaaCAACCACCTGCCCCAGAACCACCCACGGAGACCCTCGCTGCTGAATGCGACACGGACAGAACTCGGGAAACGCTTAGCAACACCCGGCTCCCGCAAGAAAACGCCTTCTCCGGGcgcaaataaataataataataataataattaataataataaaaataataataatagcagaAGGGCGGCAGCAGGCGCGCACCTTGGCCCCGCGGTGCCCCCGGGCGGGCttggggccggggccggcggggtGTCCCTCCTCAGCAGGCGCTGGTCtccggcgcggcggcggccgcctCGGGGGGAGTCTCCCGCGGCTGGGCGGCGgcgtgaggaggaggaggatgcccGGCGGCGTTGATGTGGCAGCCAGAGGAGAGGTGGCTGCGGACGCGACCCTGCAGCTGGGTGACCTGGGCGCGGAGGAGGTTGGCGGTGGCGGCCAGCTCGGCGTTCTGCCCCTTGAGCGCCTTCACCTTCTCCTCCAGCCGGGCGATGCGCTCCAGCTTCCGCCGGCGGCACTTGGAGGCGGCGATGCGGTTTCGCAGCCGCTTGCGCTCTGCCTTCAGCCGCTCCTGGCTCTCCGCGTCCAGCGGCGACAGCGACGGCGGCGTCGGCGCGCTGCTGCCACCCTCCCCGCCCGCCGACGGCGGGACCTCGGGCACCGTCTGCGGCTCCTCCAGGGACCGCGCCGGCGGCAGCCGGCCGCTCCCCAGACCCGCGGCTCCGAAGGCCAGGCCCGGCGGCGGTGGCGGGGCGGAGGCGGAGGGGTAGGCGCTGCCCGAGGGGCTCAGCGGCCCGGCGGGGTTGAAGCCGCTCAAGTTGGTGTAGACGGCCGGAGGatcggcggcggcagcggcgggggcTCCCGGTGGCCCCGGGCGGGCGGTGCAGCAGGGTCCCGGCGCGgagagcggcggcggcgccgtCAGGAGCTGGTTCTGCTTGTGCAGGTCAGCCAGGGCCTTGACGAAGCCGTCGGCGAAACCCTCCTGTTCCTGCGTCACCGGCTGCCGGTAGAGGaacggccccgccgccgccgccccgccgctccccgccccggGCGGCGTCGGCCCCGGGCTGCCCGCGCCCAGACCCGCGCCCCCCTggatcagcagctgctccaggtcgGCGGCCGGTGGCAGCTTCAGCAGCGGCAGGTCCGCAGCCGACCCCAGCGCGGCCTCTGGGCCGCCgcgggccgccgccgccccgccgctgCTCCCCGTCTCCGCGGAGCCCGCGgtgggcggcggggcggcggcggcggcgggcggcggcggcagcaaACGCAGAGCCGCCGCGCTGCCGCGGGCGCCGGCAGGCGGGCGAAGGGCGAAGGGCcccgggagcggcgcgggggCGGCAGCCGGCAGGTCCCGCTTCTTCCCGGcactcagcagcagcttctgccccGCCGCCGCATCGGCTCCAGGTCCGCCGGCGGTACCGAAACCCGGCAGCGGCACGAAGTCGGGCAACAGCTCCAGTCCTTCCTCGGGGTAGAACGGCGCCTCCATCTTCACGGCGGATCGCCCGCTACGCCCGCCGCTCATGCTGCCGCCCTCGCCGgccggcggcggctccggcgcggggcgggccgggctgggcggcTGCTCGGCGGGGCCGGCCGCCCTCGGCTGGCAGCGGGGACTGAGCCGCCTCCCGGCGCCGCCGGACCCGCGCCACGCCCCGGGTCCGCTGCCCGCCCCGCCGTCGCCGCCTccctgctgccgccgccgccgccgccggtcCCCCCCGCCCGCTCCTTCCCCCGCCCGCCGGGCTTGCGCGGAACGGCTTCCCGGTGGGGTGTCCGTGGGGAACCCGCGCTGCTCCTCCCTCTCGGAAACTCGCCCCGCGAGTGCGGTGTGGGAAagaaggcagtgctggagcctTCGTACGGGAACGGGGGGGTTTTCTCGGGGCCATCACTCCGGCCCGGGGACCGGGAGTCCTCAGGAGGAAAGCGAGCAAGAGCATCGCGTGGCggctgctggggcaggtgtGGTGCGTTCAGTCTGTGATGGATGGGCACAGGATAGTGCAGGTGTCGAGGACTAATGATTCTCGACAACACGGTGCTGGGAAGTCTTACAGGAAGTGCTTGGCCGTCAGGAAACACGCCAAGTAGTCAAACTAAAAGTCACTCAGAAGATGGACACGAATTTGATGTggcctttttttcctggggggaggaggaagttAAGAAAAAGGATTTGAAACATCCTAGACATATTtccaatattttcaaaattactgaAATGTGAATATTTCAGTTTGGGcgttgtatttattttttatctttagtCAAGACGATTCCCTCTGCCCTTCTCCAAGTTTGTGAAATTCTTACGGGATGAGGAAATTTCTTTCCATACAGTCTTTTATAAATCCCTTTTGCTTCAGGATACCTATGTGATCCTGACAGAGCTACTGAACACTCTCCTTTAAGTCTTTAAAATCAGCTTGGTG
This genomic window from Zonotrichia leucophrys gambelii isolate GWCS_2022_RI chromosome Z, RI_Zleu_2.0, whole genome shotgun sequence contains:
- the LOC135460120 gene encoding transcription factor JunD-like → MPEVLARDGCPSRQTGCGRTDECAQRGCHRDRKNLALLQHCLLSHTALAGRVSEREEQRGFPTDTPPGSRSAQARRAGEGAGGGDRRRRRRQQGGGDGGAGSGPGAWRGSGGAGRRLSPRCQPRAAGPAEQPPSPARPAPEPPPAGEGGSMSGGRSGRSAVKMEAPFYPEEGLELLPDFVPLPGFGTAGGPGADAAAGQKLLLSAGKKRDLPAAAPAPLPGPFALRPPAGARGSAAALRLLPPPPAAAAAPPPTAGSAETGSSGGAAAARGGPEAALGSAADLPLLKLPPAADLEQLLIQGGAGLGAGSPGPTPPGAGSGGAAAAGPFLYRQPVTQEQEGFADGFVKALADLHKQNQLLTAPPPLSAPGPCCTARPGPPGAPAAAAADPPAVYTNLSGFNPAGPLSPSGSAYPSASAPPPPPGLAFGAAGLGSGRLPPARSLEEPQTVPEVPPSAGGEGGSSAPTPPSLSPLDAESQERLKAERKRLRNRIAASKCRRRKLERIARLEEKVKALKGQNAELAATANLLRAQVTQLQGRVRSHLSSGCHINAAGHPPPPHAAAQPRETPPEAAAAAPETSAC